In Thermomicrobiales bacterium, the DNA window GCTGACGGTGGGCGAAGGACAACTCACGTTCGATTTCGAGGGGTCGGGCAAGCAGGTCGAAAGTGCTCGCAACATTCCGTATCGTGCGCTGCTCGCCACCGTCTACACAGTCGCGAAAAGCCTGCTCGACCCCGACGTGCCCGCCAATGCCGGCTATTACCGTACGCTGAGCATCATGGCGCCGCCCGGGTCGGTCGTGGGGCCGACGCCGCCGGCCGCGGTGGGCGCACGCTCGATCTCGTGTGGGGTGCTGGGGGATGTCGTCGCCGGTGCGCTTTCGCAGGCAATGCCCGACAAGGCATTGGCCCGCAGCGGACCGCATCATCTCATCGTGCTCTCGGGGACCGATCCGCGCACCGGAATTTACTTCGTCAACTACGAAACGGTGGCTGGCGGCATGGGGGCTCGTCCTTACAGGGACGGCGTCGATGCCGTGCGTGTGCACGCCTCCGGGGCGTCGAATCTTCCGGTCGAAGCGCTCGAGCACGCGTATCCGTTCATGATCGAGCGGTATGCCTTATGGGAGAAATCCGGCGGTGACGGGATGTACCGAGGCGGCATGGGCGTGCTGCGCGACTATCGCATCATCGCCGACGATGTGACGGTGAGCCTGTCGTCGGAGCGCCAGCATGTCGCGGCTGCCGGGATGGAAGGCGGTGCGGCCGGCCATCCCGGCGAATTCGTGTTCAATCCGGGCAAGCCCGACGAGCGCAAGCTTCCGGCAGCGGCTGGGGAAGTGGCATTGCCTCGCGGGAGCGTCCTGCGTGTGGCGACACCCGGCGGTGGAGGGTACGGAGCGCCGGCATCGCGCGAGGCAGTGGCGATCGAGCGCGACCGCCGCGAAGGTAGAACCTGAAAATTCGAAAACTGTGCCTGGCACAGTTTCTTTTGGGGAACGAGGAAAAGGAAAAGCGAAAGGCCGGACAAGTCGGTGTCGGCTGAACGGGATCGAGGGTCAACCCCCGTGGCCGTCGAGCGAGCACCACCGAATCCGGACCCTCGCTTTCCCTCTTCCCACGTAAAACTGTGCCAGGCACAGTTTTCGGTGTGAGTAACCGAGGAGAGTGAGCATGAGCAAGGACGTCTCGAAGGCACATCTGGATTTTCCGGCGACCGAGCGCTGGACGTACATGGACGTCTCGGCCCGCGGGCTCGTGCCGAAGATCGCGCGCGATGCGCTCGTCACCCATCTCGACGAGCGGCTCATGGCCGAAGTCGACAAGAACGGTTACTTCGACATGATCGAGCGCGTGCGCGGCCGCTTTGCCAAGCACATCAACGCCGCGTCGGCGGAAGAGGTGGCGTTCACGAAGAACGTGACCGAGGGGATCGCCGCGATTGCAGCTTCGATCGATTGGCAGCCGGGCGACAACGTCATCATCTGTCCGGAGATCGAACATCCGGCCAACGTCTATGCCTGGCTCAACCTGCAGCGGCGTGGCGTGGAGATCCGCATGGTCACGGCGCGTGCGGGAATGATGCCGGTCGATGAGATGATCGGGCGGATCGATGCACGCACGAAGGCTGTGACGTGCGCGACCGTCAGCTTCGCGCCGGGCTTTCGTACGGATCTCGCCACGCTCGGTGCGGCCTGCCGCAAGCGCGGTGTAATGCTGGTAGTCGATGCCGCGCAGTCGATCGGCGTGCTGGCCGACGACGTGCAGAAGCTCAATATCGACGCATATGCCGCATCGACGCAGAAGGGGCTCTGCGGACTCTACGGGATGGGCCTGCTTTACTGCCGCGAGGAATGCGCCGAGCGTCTGCAGCCGGCGTATTTGTCGCGCTTCGGGGTGGATCTCGGCGATGCGTCCGAGGCCGACATCGGCAGTTTCGAGTACCGACTCGCCCGTGGCGCGCGTCGGTTCGATCTGGGCAACTACAACTTCACGGCTGCAGTCAATGTCGATGTCACGCTCGACTATCTTGCGCAGTTCGGTCAGCCGGCGATCGAGCGCTACGTCGTGGATCTGGGCCATCGGCTCGCGCATGGTTTGCTGGAACTGGGATTGCCCGTGAGTGGCGGCAAGCCTGGAGCGCATCTCGCCCATATCATCACGATCGGAGACCTCGCGGCCGGCGGTCACGACTCGACGAGCGATACGCGCATGCAGTCGCTGTACGACTATCTGGTCGATCGGGA includes these proteins:
- a CDS encoding hydantoinase B/oxoprolinase family protein is translated as MDIRVDPIRAEVVARHLLASAEEMGATLMRTAFSPNIKERADCSTAIFDAAGQVVALAQRVPIHLGSMVGAVDEIRSRFGADDIRPGDMFVANDPYNGGGSHLPDINVIAPVFCDGRIVAFVANIAHHADVGGMVPGSEAAICKTIYQEGLRIPPVKIVSEGRVNRDLVAIILLNSRTPQERDGDLKAQIAANVVGIRAVTGLMQRYGVEQTEATIAAYLDFTERRFRAAISRLPRGTYRAEDFLDGDREGETCKIRLALTVGEGQLTFDFEGSGKQVESARNIPYRALLATVYTVAKSLLDPDVPANAGYYRTLSIMAPPGSVVGPTPPAAVGARSISCGVLGDVVAGALSQAMPDKALARSGPHHLIVLSGTDPRTGIYFVNYETVAGGMGARPYRDGVDAVRVHASGASNLPVEALEHAYPFMIERYALWEKSGGDGMYRGGMGVLRDYRIIADDVTVSLSSERQHVAAAGMEGGAAGHPGEFVFNPGKPDERKLPAAAGEVALPRGSVLRVATPGGGGYGAPASREAVAIERDRREGRT
- a CDS encoding aminotransferase class V-fold PLP-dependent enzyme, with the translated sequence MSKDVSKAHLDFPATERWTYMDVSARGLVPKIARDALVTHLDERLMAEVDKNGYFDMIERVRGRFAKHINAASAEEVAFTKNVTEGIAAIAASIDWQPGDNVIICPEIEHPANVYAWLNLQRRGVEIRMVTARAGMMPVDEMIGRIDARTKAVTCATVSFAPGFRTDLATLGAACRKRGVMLVVDAAQSIGVLADDVQKLNIDAYAASTQKGLCGLYGMGLLYCREECAERLQPAYLSRFGVDLGDASEADIGSFEYRLARGARRFDLGNYNFTAAVNVDVTLDYLAQFGQPAIERYVVDLGHRLAHGLLELGLPVSGGKPGAHLAHIITIGDLAAGGHDSTSDTRMQSLYDYLVDRDVKLSIRRGVLRFSLHLYNTSSDVERVIGLAKEWLAKQ